From Acidobacteriota bacterium, the proteins below share one genomic window:
- a CDS encoding fasciclin domain-containing protein, which produces MPGASLDPAEVTSVGFTIADKKPGPFELEIASVKAVAGDDPTYTASARQTVVDVAAAAGSFKTLLDAATAAGLAGVLSGEGPFTVFAPTDEAFARLPAGTLDELRKPANKEKLAGILLYHVVAGRVTLAKAIEAREAVTLQGTEITAMFDNGRVRIGPATLLKADIVASNGIIHVIDQVLLPPETVGKPLPPRALVEMAIDRGVPLFNGGQVAACAAVYEITCEALRAMPEVSEASRKDLERALRAMRAEKSAREKAWILRRALDRILAHD; this is translated from the coding sequence CTGCCCGGGGCCTCTCTGGACCCCGCGGAAGTCACCTCGGTCGGTTTCACGATTGCCGACAAGAAACCGGGGCCGTTTGAGCTGGAGATCGCCTCCGTGAAGGCCGTGGCCGGTGATGACCCGACGTATACAGCCTCCGCGCGTCAGACGGTGGTCGATGTCGCCGCCGCCGCCGGAAGCTTCAAGACCCTGTTGGACGCGGCGACCGCCGCGGGCCTGGCCGGGGTGCTCTCCGGCGAGGGGCCCTTCACGGTTTTCGCCCCGACGGACGAGGCTTTCGCCAGGCTGCCTGCCGGCACCCTCGACGAGTTGCGTAAGCCGGCGAACAAGGAAAAACTGGCCGGGATTCTGTTGTATCACGTGGTCGCCGGCCGCGTGACGCTCGCCAAAGCGATCGAAGCCCGCGAAGCCGTCACGCTGCAGGGAACGGAGATCACCGCGATGTTCGACAACGGCCGCGTCCGAATCGGGCCGGCCACCCTGCTGAAGGCCGACATCGTTGCCTCCAATGGCATCATTCACGTGATCGACCAGGTGCTGCTGCCGCCTGAAACCGTCGGCAAGCCACTCCCCCCCCGGGCGCTCGTCGAAATGGCGATCGATCGCGGCGTACCGCTCTTCAACGGTGGCCAGGTTGCCGCCTGCGCCGCCGTGTACGAAATCACCTGCGAGGCGCTGCGGGCGATGCCCGAGGTCTCCGAAGCGTCGCGCAAGGACCTGGAACGGGCCCTGCGGGCCATGCGCGCCGAGAAGTCAGCCCGGGAAAAAGCCTGGATCCTTCGACGGGCCCTCGATCGGATCCTGGCTCACGATTGA